The following nucleotide sequence is from Cloacibacillus sp..
GGACGGCGGCACGGTGATCATCGCGCTGGCGGCCCACACGCTGCCCCCGGCGATCGGCGTGATCATGCTCTGCGCCGCCGTGGCGGTGATCGTCTCCACGGGAGACTCGATGCTGCTATCCGCCTCCTCGAACATCATCAACGACATCTATCTGCGCTATATCAATCCAAAGGCGGAAGAGAAACGCATCCTTTTATATACGCGCCTCGTCGTGCTCTGCCTGGGCATCCTCGCGCTGATACAGATACAGTACTTCCCGTCGATACTGGCGATGGTCATCTACGCCTATACGATGGAGGGCGGACTGGCTCCGGCCCTTATCGCGGCCTTCTATTGGAAACGGGCCACGCCGATTGCCGGACTGGTCTGCGTACTCTCCGCGGGCGTGACGACCGTCGCTTGGGAGGCCATGGGCATGCCCTTCGGCATCGACACCTTGTTTATGACGATCCTGGTTTCCACGGCGCTGCTTATCGTCGTCAGCTATGTGACGCCGGCTCCGACAGATCAGCAGCTGAGCAGCTTTAAATAGAGATCATTTGTCGAAAGAGGGGACCCAAAATGGGAGAAAAAAAGACTGAGATCATACGTTTTGATACGCCGTGCGGGAAAGAGCTCTTTTTCCCTGTAGCCACCGTGACCGGCAGCAATCCCGGCCCGTCGGCGGTCATCACGGCCGGCGTGCACGGCTGCGAATACCCGGGGATAGTCTCCGCGATAAGACTTTTCAAGGAGCTGACGCCGGAAGATGTCAACGGCAGCGTTAAGATTGTGACCATAACGAGTACCGCGGCCTTTGAGGAGAGGAGCATGTTCGTCACTCCTTATGACAGGGTGAACCCCAACCGGGTTTTTCCGGGCAGGGCCGACGGCAGCTACAGCGAGGTGCTGACCTACAGGGCGATGGAGCTGATCGCCGGCGCCGATTATCATATGGATCTCCACGGCGGTGATATGGTGGAGGATCTCGACCCGTTCTCGATATACCACAGGGGCGATTCCAAGGAGCTTAACGATCTTTTGTATGAGATCACCCATTACTATGGCCTGCCCAATGTGGTCGTCACCGAGAAGGGCGGACTGTGGCCCGACGACGGCACCACATACGCTAACGTCTCGGAGCGGCTGCACATACCCTCGGCGATCGTTGAGGTGGGGGCGATGGGGGTGCTTGACGAACCTTCGGTGGAGAAGCACCTTTTCGGCTTGAAGAACGTCCTGCGGAAGTTCGGAACGCTGAAGGGCGAAGTTTCCCCGGTCACGCCGCCTGAGATATTTGAGAACATGGCGTGGGTATACACCGGGTAGAAGGGTATTTTCTACATGAACGTCAAGGTCGGCGATTATGTTAAAAATGGAGATACCATCGGCGTACTTGAGGATTATTTCGGTAATTACCTGGAGACCGTGGCCTCTCCCGTGGACGGCAAAGCCCTCTTCCTTACTGGAAATCCGGCGATGAAGGAGCACGGTCTCGTCGCGGGGATCGGCGTATCGGAGAAATAGGGTAATCGTAATATTGAGATAAAGAGGAGAGGGTCGCTGTTTCACCGCGTCCCTCTCCTCTTTTATCTATTACTGATGTCTCCCTGCCGTTGGCGTTTCCGTCCCAGCCTAGAGAGTCTTTTTCCAGCGCGGCCCCTGCGGGGTGTCCTCGATCACGATCCCTTTGGCCGCGAGCAGATCGCGGATCTCGTCGGAGCGTTTGAAGTTTTTCGCTTTGCGCGCCTCGGTGCGCTCCGCCA
It contains:
- a CDS encoding M14 family metallopeptidase, whose amino-acid sequence is MGEKKTEIIRFDTPCGKELFFPVATVTGSNPGPSAVITAGVHGCEYPGIVSAIRLFKELTPEDVNGSVKIVTITSTAAFEERSMFVTPYDRVNPNRVFPGRADGSYSEVLTYRAMELIAGADYHMDLHGGDMVEDLDPFSIYHRGDSKELNDLLYEITHYYGLPNVVVTEKGGLWPDDGTTYANVSERLHIPSAIVEVGAMGVLDEPSVEKHLFGLKNVLRKFGTLKGEVSPVTPPEIFENMAWVYTG